The following coding sequences are from one Mastomys coucha isolate ucsf_1 unplaced genomic scaffold, UCSF_Mcou_1 pScaffold9, whole genome shotgun sequence window:
- the Ppp1r3e gene encoding protein phosphatase 1 regulatory subunit 3E yields the protein MSHERPPRTDIPRNLSFIAALTERAYYRSQRPSLEEESEEEPGEGGTRPGARSRAHVPGRGRRARSAPAGGGGARTARSRSPDTRKRVRFADALGLELAVVRRFRPGEPPRVPRHVQVQLQRDALRHFAPCPPRARGLQEARVALEPALEPGFAARLQAQRICLERADAGPLGVAGSARVLDLAYEKRVSVRWSADGWRSLRESPASYAGPAPSPPRADRFAFRLPAPPVGGTLLFALRYRVTGREFWDNNGGRDYALLGPEHPAGAGAGAAEPQGWIHFI from the exons ATGTCCCACGAGCGGCCACCGCGCACGGACATCCCCCGCAACCTGAGCTTTATAGCAGCCTTGACGGAGCGGGCGTACTACCGCAGCCAGCGGCCCAGCCTCGAGGAGGAGTCGGAGGAGGAGCCCGGGGAGGGCGGGACCCGGCCGGGCGCCCGCTCGCGGGCTCACGTTCCGGGTCGGGGGCGCAGGGCCCGCTCTGCGCCCGCGGGTGGTGGCGGGGCGCGGACAGCCCGCAGCCGCAGCCCTGACACTCGCAAGAGAGTGCGTTTCGCCGACGcgctggggctggagctggccGTGGTCCGGCGCTTCCGCCCGGGGGAGCCGCCCCGGGTGCCCCGCCACGTGCAGGTGCAACTGCAGAGGGACGCCCTGCGCCACTTCGCGCCGTGCCCGCCGCGCGCCCGCGGCCTCCAG GAGGCGCGCGTCGCCCTGGAGCCAGCCCTGGAGCCCGGCTTCGCCGCCCGGCTGCAAGCGCAGCGCATCTGCCTGGAGCGCGCTGACGCCGGCCCTCTGGGCGTGGCCGGGAGCGCGCGCGTGCTGGACCTGGCCTACGAGAAGCGCGTGAGCGTGCGCTGGAGCGCGGACGGCTGGCGCAGCCTGCGGGAATCGCCCGCATCTTACGCTGGTCCCGCTCCGTCCCCGCCGCGGGCTGACCGCTTCGCCTTCCGCCTGCCCGCGCCTCCGGTCGGCGGAACGCTGCTCTTCGCCCTTCGCTACCGGGTTACCGGGCGCGAGTTCTGGGACAACAACGGCGGTCGTGACTACGCGCTCCTTGGGCCGGAGCACCCTGCCGGTGCCGGAGCCGGAGCCGCGGAGCCCCAGGGCTGGATCCATTTTATTTGA